A DNA window from Clostridiisalibacter paucivorans DSM 22131 contains the following coding sequences:
- a CDS encoding TcpE family conjugal transfer membrane protein, with amino-acid sequence MEDNREFEIMRTYTRAWQTEIVMYHLFGIPLWFPVSSRQAAFFMLGLVFMTIFSKVIPLKGIPLVGDPICIYAVYPFLIMKFFTKMTLDGKPPHIFFRDQLSFLFQDKKYNLYKPIKDENKINYSSQIGYRTVRRISEIDYKLLKRRKR; translated from the coding sequence ATGGAAGATAATAGAGAATTTGAAATAATGAGAACTTATACGAGAGCTTGGCAGACTGAAATTGTAATGTATCACCTATTTGGAATACCTCTTTGGTTTCCAGTATCATCAAGACAAGCTGCTTTTTTTATGTTGGGATTAGTCTTTATGACCATATTTTCTAAAGTAATCCCACTAAAGGGTATCCCTTTAGTGGGAGATCCTATTTGTATTTATGCAGTGTATCCATTTTTGATAATGAAATTTTTTACTAAGATGACTTTAGACGGAAAACCTCCACATATTTTCTTCCGAGATCAGTTAAGTTTTTTATTTCAAGATAAAAAATATAACCTTTATAAACCTATAAAAGACGAAAATAAAATAAATTATTCTTCGCAAATAGGATATAGAACAGTAAGACGTATATCAGAAATAGATTATAAACTTTTAAAAAGGAGGAAGAGATAA